The Methanothermobacter sp. CaT2 DNA window CTCAACCACCATGACCTTGGCTTTTGACATGTTCCACCTCTATAATAAAATTAATACTATAATTCTGTATCTAAAGCATTATAAAGTTATGTCATGATTCGTGTCATGATTTCAACCCATAGGGGAAGATATTTTACCTTCGCCGATAGATTAATCTCTATGTACATATGCTTTGAGGGAATTGATGGGTCAGGTAAGACAACACATTCCGTACTCACCGCGGAGTGGCTCAGGGAAAACGGATACAGGGTCTTTAATGTTAGGGAACCAACAGACTCCAGGATAGGGGGCATCATAAGGGAGATGCTCTCCAGTCCAGATGCCAGGACCCCCGATGGGCAGAGGATACTGGCATTACTCTTTGCAGCGGACCGCCTGACCCTCAGGAGTAAAATTGAGGGGGAGTGGAGTGGAAGTGTTGTGGTGAGTGACAGGTGCTACTATTCCAGCATGGTTTACCAGGAACCCGCTGAATGGGTTTCTGAGATAAACAGGTTTGCACCACAACCTGATATAGTCATACTCCTTGATCTTGATGTTGAACTGGCAATGGAGAGATGTGGCGGTACCGATGAATTTGAGGACCCATCATTTCTTTCACGTGTCAGGGAGAGGTACCTTGAACTCGCCGATAAAAATGAATTTTACATTGTTGATGCAGCAAGGGGGCTCAACATCATCCAGAGGGATATAAGGAGGATAATCGCCCCCTATCTTGGAATATGCCCTGATGGGATAAGATAGATTCAGGAGGATGCATTTATTTTTCCTGGGACCCTGGATTCTCGAGTTCCTCTATCCTCTTTCTGATGGACTCAAGGATACGTTCCCTTGCCCTTTCAAGTTCCTCCAGCTCACCCCTCAAGACGGGCCCATCGTCTGTCTGTATCAGTTCAACCTCGTATTCATCAATTATCTCAGCCATTGTTGTGTGTGTTATGCCTGGCGGAAGTCTCATGTCGTACAGCATCTAAACACCTTCCATGTAGTCTCTTACAGGTCCCAGCATGTTAATAAGGTAATCTGAGACCGCATTCTTTAGATCCAGCGGGTGAAGGTCGCCGCTGGAGTAGGTATTGAGGAGTTCGTCAAGGTCCAGTTCAAGGTCACCCCCAAATTTCTCGGGGCGCCTTATGGTCATCCTGCCATATTCTGGCATTATAAAGTACTTCACGATTTCGATGATTGGGTTACCCTCCACCTCCCCCATGGGACAGTAACTCCCCTTCACCTTTTCCCTTATCTCATCGGGGGAGTCGTCCACTGCAATGAAGTTACCCTTGCTGGAGGACATCTTTTCTGAACCGTCGGTTCCGTGGAGCAGTGGGGTGTGTATGCATACCGGTGCATCGAAACCGAGCCTTGGGAGGTTCTCACGTGCCAGCATATGTATCTTTCGCTGCTCCATTCCCCCCAGCGCCACATCCACATCAAGGTAGACCATGTCGATGACCTGCATGAGGGGGTAGATAACCTCTGCAACCTTGTGGTCCTCTGATTCCCTTGTTATCTGGGCCATGCTCCTCCTGGCCCGAAGGAGTGTTGTTATGAGGGCCATTCTGTATACCAGGTCTGTGTACTCTGGCTGCGTCTGGAAGGATGAACCCAGGATGAACTCGGTCCTATCAGGGGAGAGTCCAAGTGCCAGGAAGCATTTTCTGTTGTAATCGGCCATCTCCCTTATCCTCTCCATGCTGCCCTTACCATTGAGGTATGCATGGTAGTCGGCAAGGAGTATCTTGACCCTGAAGCCGGCATCCTGCATTTCCCTCAGTTTCCTTATGGTTATGGCGTGTCCCAGATGAACCTTACCTGAGGGCTCATAGCCTGTGTAGACAACAGGTTCATCCTTCTTAAGGACCTCCAGCAGTTCATCGGGTGTTATGACCTCAAGAACATCACGGGTTATGGTGTTGAGCGTATCATCCATCAGATCATTCCTCCGCCTCATCAATGATGTAGAGTCTCTTCTTAATTTCTATAACAGGAACCTGTTCTCCTATCTCAAGTTTTGATGTGTAACTGTCAGCTTCAAGGTCCACGGGTTCAAATGTTTCGGGGTGAAGCACCTGTATCCTTCCAGGGGATCTTGCAGTCACCGTGGTTGTCTTAACATCACCGGCCCTCGCAACGAGGTCAATATTTTCGTATTCTCCCCAGAGTATGTTCTTCACGTCACGGGTCTCAAGGTCCTTCACAGCCACACCACGCTTTCTGAGGTCAAGGACCGTGAGCATGCGGTCCTGGTGCAGGAGGAAGTCTCCTCTTCTGAAATCAGGGAGTCTGAGTGATATCCATGTCCTGTAGAGTCCCTTACCGCTTGACCTATCCTGCCCCATTAGCCGTGGTGACTCACTGGCAATACCGCCGAGTTCCTCCCTGAGGGCGCTCACAACCTTTCTGGCGGATTTATGGGATCCTATGTAATAGTCGACCCCCTCCTTCACCTCAACCCTCTGGGGGAGGTATGCCAGCTTATCCCTCCTTGAGAGCTTCAGGAGGGTCCTTTTAACTGTGAGGTCGGCCCTTTCTATTTCTGATTCAGCCAGTTCCCTTCCATCGGCCCTTAACTGTATCACAGCCTCGTAGTAGCCTGATGCCTGTTTGCTGCAGGCCGGGCAGGCAGTGTTTGTGAGGCGGACCTCCACCCCGTACTCCTGGCTCACCATCCTTCCAAGGACCTCAGCATCCACCTCCACCAGGCACTGGTAGATGGTGCCCCTCTGCTGTATTATTTCCAGTTCGATTTCAGGGTTT harbors:
- the tmk gene encoding dTMP kinase, whose translation is MYICFEGIDGSGKTTHSVLTAEWLRENGYRVFNVREPTDSRIGGIIREMLSSPDARTPDGQRILALLFAADRLTLRSKIEGEWSGSVVVSDRCYYSSMVYQEPAEWVSEINRFAPQPDIVILLDLDVELAMERCGGTDEFEDPSFLSRVRERYLELADKNEFYIVDAARGLNIIQRDIRRIIAPYLGICPDGIR
- a CDS encoding tyrosine--tRNA ligase, which codes for MDDTLNTITRDVLEVITPDELLEVLKKDEPVVYTGYEPSGKVHLGHAITIRKLREMQDAGFRVKILLADYHAYLNGKGSMERIREMADYNRKCFLALGLSPDRTEFILGSSFQTQPEYTDLVYRMALITTLLRARRSMAQITRESEDHKVAEVIYPLMQVIDMVYLDVDVALGGMEQRKIHMLARENLPRLGFDAPVCIHTPLLHGTDGSEKMSSSKGNFIAVDDSPDEIREKVKGSYCPMGEVEGNPIIEIVKYFIMPEYGRMTIRRPEKFGGDLELDLDELLNTYSSGDLHPLDLKNAVSDYLINMLGPVRDYMEGV
- a CDS encoding 60S ribosomal export protein NMD3, yielding MFCVRCGSSDSELYDGLCRDCFLEDYTILSIPSRIEVYVCSHCHAKLISGQWVDEGLPEEEIVYRALEENISWEPPVENPEIELEIIQQRGTIYQCLVEVDAEVLGRMVSQEYGVEVRLTNTACPACSKQASGYYEAVIQLRADGRELAESEIERADLTVKRTLLKLSRRDKLAYLPQRVEVKEGVDYYIGSHKSARKVVSALREELGGIASESPRLMGQDRSSGKGLYRTWISLRLPDFRRGDFLLHQDRMLTVLDLRKRGVAVKDLETRDVKNILWGEYENIDLVARAGDVKTTTVTARSPGRIQVLHPETFEPVDLEADSYTSKLEIGEQVPVIEIKKRLYIIDEAEE